A window from Neobacillus sp. PS3-40 encodes these proteins:
- a CDS encoding ferritin-like domain-containing protein encodes MYYQPYFDQEGFEYRQNRQLLKQISKAMNDEFQAVQYYTRLAELAPNKQTRQAILGIRQDEIKHFHWFAKGYLDLSGKYPPLTLGVALPSSFKRGVRDSLKDEQETVPFYRNLASQITDQQFKERILKAADDEHQHAQIFSQLATTF; translated from the coding sequence ATGTACTATCAGCCTTATTTCGATCAAGAGGGCTTTGAATATCGGCAAAACCGGCAGCTTTTAAAACAAATTTCAAAAGCTATGAACGATGAATTTCAAGCGGTCCAGTACTACACAAGACTTGCTGAATTAGCCCCCAACAAACAAACCCGCCAGGCTATTTTAGGGATTCGGCAGGATGAAATTAAGCATTTCCATTGGTTTGCAAAGGGCTACTTAGATTTATCGGGTAAGTATCCACCATTAACATTAGGTGTTGCACTACCAAGCTCATTCAAAAGAGGCGTACGAGACTCCTTAAAGGATGAACAAGAAACCGTCCCTTTTTATCGAAATCTCGCTTCACAAATAACCGATCAGCAGTTTAAAGAACGTATTTTAAAAGCTGCCGATGATGAGCATCAACATGCCCAAATCTTTTCACAGCTTGCAACCACTTTCTAA
- a CDS encoding peptide MFS transporter, with the protein MDTTIEVNKSEQQVAATKKHPPGLYLLFFTEMWERFSYYGMRAILVLYLTTSLVGGGLGFKDSIAMSIYGFFTGAVYFTPLIGGYLSDRYLGRRLAITLGGITMAIGNFALFADQSKFAFYLGLTLIIIGNGFFKPNISTLVGELYQPNDRRRDGAFTIFYMGINIGAFFSPLVVGYLSDNLFMTKVDGIVQHGFRYGFLAASIGMILGQLLFNLLGNRYLGDIGKKPTGKPVSNQGIVEKKPLTKKEKQRTTVIFILAAFVVFFWAGFEQAGGSLTLYTDKFVDRKLFGWEVPTAWFQSLNPLFIVILAPILSALWLKLSYTKRGDFKIPSKMGFGMVLLGLGYMVLLLAVFKTGSDDHNIHAKASILIITLTYLMHTLGELLLSPVGLSLVSKIAPIKLASLLMGVWLAASGVANILAGQLGALTQSMGYFEIFSIIGFMAIVLGLVLLTISKKIVKMMD; encoded by the coding sequence ATGGACACTACAATAGAAGTTAACAAGTCCGAACAGCAAGTAGCGGCCACGAAAAAGCATCCACCAGGTCTTTACTTACTGTTCTTTACAGAAATGTGGGAAAGATTCAGCTATTATGGTATGCGCGCAATTCTTGTCCTATATTTAACCACTTCACTTGTTGGAGGCGGTTTAGGATTTAAAGATAGCATCGCGATGAGCATATATGGATTCTTTACAGGAGCAGTTTACTTTACTCCGCTTATTGGAGGTTATTTATCCGACCGATACCTTGGAAGACGCTTAGCAATCACTTTAGGTGGAATCACGATGGCAATTGGTAACTTTGCTTTATTTGCTGATCAAAGTAAATTTGCCTTCTATCTTGGATTAACATTGATAATCATTGGAAATGGATTTTTCAAACCAAATATTTCTACACTCGTTGGAGAACTATACCAACCGAATGACCGCCGTCGTGATGGTGCCTTTACAATTTTCTATATGGGAATCAACATCGGAGCATTTTTCTCTCCTCTAGTTGTTGGTTATCTATCAGATAATCTATTTATGACTAAAGTTGACGGAATTGTTCAACATGGCTTTAGATATGGATTTTTAGCAGCTTCAATCGGAATGATTCTTGGTCAATTGCTATTTAATCTCTTAGGAAATCGTTATTTAGGTGATATCGGTAAAAAGCCTACCGGCAAACCCGTCTCCAATCAAGGTATAGTCGAGAAGAAACCGCTAACAAAGAAGGAAAAACAACGTACAACTGTAATCTTCATTCTTGCTGCATTTGTTGTCTTCTTCTGGGCAGGATTTGAACAAGCAGGAGGCTCTTTAACACTTTATACTGATAAGTTTGTGGATCGTAAATTATTTGGTTGGGAAGTTCCAACAGCATGGTTCCAGTCATTAAACCCATTATTTATTGTCATTCTTGCTCCAATCCTTTCTGCTCTTTGGTTAAAGCTTTCCTACACTAAGCGCGGGGACTTCAAAATCCCTTCAAAAATGGGATTCGGAATGGTTCTATTAGGTCTTGGCTACATGGTTCTATTACTTGCCGTATTCAAAACTGGCAGTGATGACCATAATATCCATGCAAAAGCAAGCATCTTAATTATCACATTAACATACCTAATGCATACCCTTGGAGAACTACTTCTTTCTCCAGTAGGATTATCGCTTGTAAGTAAGATTGCTCCTATCAAACTCGCTTCCCTGTTAATGGGTGTATGGCTTGCAGCGTCAGGTGTGGCAAACATCCTTGCTGGACAGCTAGGAGCATTAACTCAATCAATGGGTTATTTTGAAATTTTCAGTATTATTGGATTCATGGCCATCGTACTAGGATTAGTTTTACTTACTATTTCCAAAAAAATCGTCAAAATGATGGACTAA
- a CDS encoding YitT family protein: MVEKILAIVAGSTLLGLGIDGFLVPYHLLDGGIIGLGLIIHYFYGWPTGISIIFLSIPLYALAWIYERRYFYYSIHGLIISSFCIDLFSFMNGKIHLSILPSTIIGGLIVGVGVGLMLRYETSTGGTDLLAQLITKLTTINIGIIIFFIDAVVVIGGIKVVGWEKFFYSFLTIICVGLMTSVTATAEPRTQ, from the coding sequence ATCGTTGAAAAAATATTGGCGATAGTGGCAGGAAGTACATTATTAGGCCTTGGCATAGATGGATTTTTAGTGCCCTATCATTTACTAGATGGAGGAATCATAGGGCTTGGATTAATCATTCATTATTTTTACGGCTGGCCAACAGGAATTAGTATTATTTTTTTAAGCATCCCCCTTTATGCTTTAGCTTGGATCTATGAGAGAAGATATTTCTATTACAGCATTCATGGTCTCATCATCTCTTCTTTTTGTATTGATCTATTTTCATTCATGAATGGAAAAATACATCTCAGTATTCTACCTAGCACAATAATTGGTGGGTTGATAGTTGGAGTTGGAGTTGGTCTCATGCTTCGTTACGAAACAAGTACCGGTGGTACCGATTTACTCGCACAATTGATCACAAAACTAACTACTATCAATATTGGAATTATTATTTTTTTCATTGATGCTGTTGTTGTTATAGGAGGAATTAAAGTTGTTGGATGGGAGAAGTTTTTTTATTCATTCCTTACGATCATCTGTGTTGGCTTAATGACTTCGGTGACTGCAACTGCTGAACCTAGAACACAATAA